In Euphorbia lathyris chromosome 2, ddEupLath1.1, whole genome shotgun sequence, the sequence TATTTCGCCATTAATGAGCGATGTGTGATGAAACTTTCGTCACAATTGATATATATGTTATGGGGGATATGTTTTTCGCCACTCATAAGTTGTATTCTGTGATGAAAAATTCACCACTATTGATTTATATTTTATGGGGAATATTTTCGCCATTGATTATATGCAGTTTATGAGAAAAAATCCCCACAAATAAATTATGTTATGTGATAAAATACAAATTCGACACAATAAGAATATGTAACTGTGTGGAAAAAAAATCACCACAAAACATAGATAATTTGTGTGGAAATAAatttctcatatatatatatatatatattaatgggATAATTTAATTccaaaatcatcaaatttttttagttaatttaaATAGACATTTctaataaaatatatgttaataaaattaataacagtaaaaatttataaattaaaaccATCATGATAAAACAAAATACATCGTTAAATATCATAAAGTTTGAACTTAATCTTAGGATTTAACAAGTTTACAAAATTCACTAACTAGCTATGGTAGTGTGTCAAAAAAACTACACCAAGTTCAACTTAATATTAATGCTATAGGACAATTACAAAATACCAATATGTCACTAACTAGCTATGGTAGTGTGTCAAAAAATTACACCAAGTTCAACTTAATATTAATGTTAGGACAATTACAAAATATCAATGTGTCCGTCAATATTAACTTTGAACTTGAAAcctgtcaaaaacaaaataacaataatttcACCTTAATATCGCACTATCAACATTGTTAAtattgaatatataaaaaaaattaaaatatgcaTACCGTATTCAAACAAAAAATTGTCCATCAATATATATTGTGAGCGAACCTTgaatcatttttctttcttcattcTCCTATTTAAGAATGAATCACACAAACTTTTTAATAGAGTTACACACTGATTAACAAACTTCAACTTTATAATCCCTTAATAAACTTCAACTCTATATTCCTTAAACATGAAATTCAAACCTTTTTGTAACTTGAACATTGGTTGCAGTAGGTGTTCCGATATTGTTGTTCAAGTAAGGCTTATTCTTGAAGTctaaaacaaataataaaagtaaataaattagaACAGTACATATTATATAAACTGTGGTAGAAGATGTCATATATAGATACGTACGGACTGCGCGGATGTGAAGCATTTAGGTCTCTGCATCAATGAATCTACCATCGCAGCTTTGGCAGGTgtaataaaactaaaaaaatgatgaGACAAAAGGTTGGCAAATAGCATGAATATACCAAAAATTAGTTAAAAAATAGTTAGTTTCAAGAACACGAAGTAATTAAACACATCTTTAGGACACCTGCAGAACACTTAATAATAGTTGTGGAAGAACACCTCAAAATAAGTCCATTTGATGCCATAATTAACTTGCATTTATCAATATGGAAGGCAATTCATTTTCTTAAGTGGCTGAAAATCTATTCTGGCAATAGAAAGTTCAACAATAACTGACTGCACCTATACCACATATAGAGATAAATATTATGCAGTATCCTGGAACAATGCTAACTGAATATCATCCTGAGTAGTTTTCTCAGAATATCATAAAGTATAGATTGATTCTAATATTGTTGATTACTTACCGTTCTTTCCAACCACTTTATGAAATCAACACCTTGACTAGCTTCTCCATTTTCATACAATCTATCATTTATTAACAATatttgttatattattatatggagATATATGATgagaaattaaattaagttgCCACAAGAAAAATTCTTACTCTATGAACGGTTGTACTTTGTCACAATTCCTCAAAACATACAGTTGAGCTCGCTTCCAATCTTCATTACTTAATTCCTTCGTCATCCCTTTACTCAATGGCTTTCCATAGCGTGCAAAAATAGATAAGCCACTATTTTTCACCCTTACTCCATCAAAGTTTCGTTCTTTCTTATTGAATTTTATTTCGGCTCTTTCTAAATACCGAGAACAAAAGGTAAGACACTCATTGGCAATGTAACCTTCTGCTATTGATCCTTCTGGGCGTGCCCTATTACGCACGTAACGCTTATATTTTTGCATTTCACTACACAGAATATGAAGGGATGATATAaaattcacaacatatatatatatatatatcactaGAAGCCAGAATGCAAAACGTAACATAATTTTAAAACATACCGCTCGGTGGAAAACATCCAGCGATAATGAACTGGACCAGCAAGCATTGCTTCATTTGCCAAATGAATTGGTAAGTGAACCATCACATCAAAGAAGGACGGAGGAAAGATTTTTTCAagcttgtaaagggttttcgcTATGTTGCATTCTAATCTCTCCAAAGTCTCCAATCTTAAAGCTTTGGAGCATAATTGTTTAAAGAACATCCCAAATTCTACCAAAGGCTCATACACATGCTTTGGTAATATTCCACGAAATGTTGGAGCAATTAGATCTTGAATGAACACATGAGAATCATGACTTTTCATACCAGAGATTTTACCTTCATCAACATTAACCCATCGTTCAATATTAGATGAGTATCCATCTGGAACTTTCACACTAGCTAGAAACTTGCATACGattcttctttcttttaatGTCAAAGCATATGCAGCTCGCGGCATCTCATACTTCCCACCAATTTTGGGAACTAAATGCAAGTATTTCTGAATACCAAAAAGCGCCAGGTCTTTTCGAGCTTTCTCACCATCTTTATTCTTTCCAACAATACCCATCACTGTTCCTAAGATGTTGtcacaaatatttttttcaatatgCATAACATCCAAGTTGTGACGGATCAACAACTTGCTCCAATAAGGTAATTGGAAAAAAATGCTTTTCTTTTTCcaattatgtttgaaaatggattcagttctctttcttttcttgtcaaaattttcaaatacgAAGTTTGAGCAACCAATAAACTGCTCAAGAATATCATCACCTGAGAGATGTTTAGGAGCAGAGCGATGCTCTTCAGTACCATCAAAAGCTTTTTTTATCTACCCTCCATTTATGATCAGCTTCCAAGAATCTCCTGTGCCCCAACCAGCAAAATTTCTGCCCACTTTTCAATCTTTGAGAGCTTGAATCGAAGTTGCACGAAGGGCAAGAAAGAGCCCCTTTAGTACTCCAACCCGACAAATTTGCATAAGCCGAGAAATCGTTAATGGTCCATAATAATGTTGCATGCAAATTGAAATAAGTGGAACTCAAAACATCATAAGTTTGAACTCCATTTTCCCACAACTCCTTCAGTTCTTCTATTAAAGGCTCTAAGAAAACATCTATGTTATTTCTGGGAGCCTTATCACCTGGTATCAATAAAGACATGATGAAAAATTCACTTCTCATACACATCCCCGATGGTAAATTATATAGCATCAACATCACAGGCCATATGCTATATGTAGAGCTTAAGTTTCCGTATGGATTAAAACCATCAGAAGATAAACCAAGTCTTACATTACGTGACTCCATTGCAAAGTTCGGATACGACTCATCTAAAGATTTCCAAGTCCTTGAATCAGCTGGATGCCTCAAAACCCCGTCATCTAAACGTCCTTCTTTATGCCATCGCATGTGAGATGCTATTTTTGAAGACATGTATAATCTTTGAAGTCTTGGAATTAAAGGAAAATGTCGTATGACTTTATGGGGAACTTGTTTTCGTTTAACCACAGACAAAGTTTTCTTTGGCATATCACCTTCCTCGCTAGTATTCTTCCACCGTGAATAGTTACAAACTGGACAACTTTGGTAATTGGCGTACTCTTTTCGATATAATATGCAATCATTCTTACAAGCATGAATCTTAACATAATTAAGACCCAACTCTTGTTGGTACTTCTTTGCCTCATAAGCGCTGCTTGGAAAATTCTCATCATGTAAGAATACTTGCTTCAACAATTGCAGTAACATAGTGAAAGAAACATCGCTCCAATGATTGATGCATTTTAAATGCAAAAGATGCAAAATGAATTCTAACTTTGAATAATTTTTACACCCAGGAAAAAGTTCCTTATTAGCATCTTTCATCAACCTATCAAATTTCTCACGCATATCATCACTTTCCTTGGTCTCACACCCTTCTTCATCTCCATTTTTACTGGAATCGACATCTCTTATATTCGTAACATCATGAATCAAAGAGATTGTCTCATCAACACCAATTACATCTTCTATATTTTCTATCTCCTCAATTTCTTCAGTATCACTAACTTCTCCATGGAATTTCCACTTTTTATAACTTTTTAACATTCCATGCATAATCAAATGGTTGAAAACTTCTTCTCTTGTTCGAAAAACACAATTATTACAATTGTTGCATGGACACCTTATTTTCCCTGATCTCCCTACCCTCTTAAATGCGAAATCCAAAAACTTGACAGCTCCATAACGATATTCTTCTCTTATTCTGTCTCTTGTAGTATTGTAATCCATCCATTGTTTATCCATCATGCAACTTTCATATGAAAATAAACCAAAGAGTCATCATTGGAGCcatgacataattcaaaattactAATATGCTTGATATATTAATAGTTTCCTTaccttaatttaaaattatagtataaaccATTTTACTGTTTAATAGTTTATACTATAAACTAGTAAACTGGATTATTATGACCAGTTTACTGGTTTAAACTAGTAATCTGACTTATAATAACTAGTTTACTAACCTAGTCTAAACCAGTAAACTGGTTTATTATAACCTGAAAATGGCAATAAGGAATTTGATCAGGGTGACACTATGATGCCTGAGTTTCCCGGTAATTGGGAAAACAAAGATGCAGAAGGTGGTGGATGCACATGATCCGATAAATGAGAAAAAGATCGAATTAACATAAGGTGTTTGCTCATTTCCTCTAATTGAAATCATGATAATTGGAAATTAACAAAGCATGATACTGTTTTTGAACATTTCATTTAAATTTCTAATATATTGGGTGTACACAAACAgaacttttttatattttttaataggTGTATAATTTGGATTTCCCTGGTAGCCAAACACAAATTTCATCTAGGAGTAATTTAATTATGGAGGAAGCTTTCTCTGATTTACCTGGAAGTTGATATTAAAATGTTTGAACAATATACTTTGTTAAAATGCGAGCATTCAATCTAATTGCGAACTAAAGTctaatttttcttcttcttacaTAAATTCAAGAATATAGGGGTTATTGTTCTTGTACCTGCGTTACTTGAGGGGTAGTTACTTTTGTAGTTAATTTTAACCCTATATACTTAGTTTGCATTTATAGTAAAGTATGGTTGACTCTCTTTCAGGATTTAAAGAAGCaagggaagaagaaaaaagtcAAATGGTCAGTAATGTTTATACCAAAGTTGCTTCAAATTATgatctgatgaatgatttaatgAGTGGAGGATTGCATAGATTATGGAAGGATAGGTGAGATATTCATGATCTATTTGAATAGTTTTCCAAATTCCTTATGCTACTTTGACTCGACATATGTTATTTGTGTCATTGTTCAGATTAGTCTCCAAACTAAGTCTGTTTCCTGGAATCAAACATCTTGATGTTGTTGGTGGGACTGGTAACTTTTACCCTTATCCAAAAGTTCAATATTTCGATATTGTGTTTACCAAGAGCCTAGAAAATTGACATATGAGCattatggaaaaaaaaacttgaaCATTTTAAAGAAATACAGGGAATTTTTCACCATAACAAAAGGGATAATTAGACAATTGGTGTATGAACTTTCTCAATTATTGTGCTTCCTTCTTTGAAGGGCAtactttcctttttctttattttctttccttatgAAACATATTTTGTTAGATTTACTTGCTCCAATGCTAAAAAAGTTATTAGTCCCTGTTTCTCCTTGTGATTatgaaatttgatttattttaccATATTTACTAGCAAAAATCTAGTCCTTAAATTCTCTTTCTTTAGTTTACTATTCTGTTTTTTCTTTGATTGAACTTCTCTAGTAGCTTAACAATTTTCATTCTTTCCACAAAAATTAGTTGACGGTTCTAAGTACTTCTTCCATCTCAAGAATATAGGCCTAGCTCTATTTGCACCATGTTAAGAAAATTTAGTTATCTGTGtttaaacaataaaatttatTGTTTTCCCCCAATATGAGTATAGGCTTACTTTACTTCCCATATTTGAATGTCCCAACTAAATTGAtggatgaagtttttcattaCTATAATTATAGTACTTTCAAACCATTATAAATAAGGGCATACTTGGAAATTAATGGATTTAAGTTAaatttagtttaaaaaaaaaaaagaaaatgagcTGATTCTATGGGACATTCAAATATGGGAAGTAAAAGCCTATACTCATTGGATAATATGGGAATGTTATGAACTGAAAATGCCTACACATGATTTTATTCTTTTTCCTGAAACCTCAAGCTTGGGAAACGAACCACACATGTGTTTTATTTCCATTTTGgcgtggatttttttttttttgaatcagtTTTGGCGTGAAGCTTGCTGAAGCAGAAACAGGAAAGAAGGTCAAGGGAGAGGCCAAGAAGGAGAAACATTTGATGGAAGAGAAGGGGCATGTGAAGCCTGCTAATTATCTAGATACACACGAAAAGTTTATCATAAGTGTTGCTACAAAAGGAGTGGTGAAGTTATTTAATGTTGTGAACAAGGCACAAAATGCACAGAAAGGATTGGATCCTTCAAGAACAAAAGATGCAAAAGTGATCAAGAAACGAAGGAAACATGCCTTCTTTTCGGAGTTAG encodes:
- the LOC136219760 gene encoding uncharacterized protein isoform X3; protein product: MHIEKNICDNILGTVMGIVGKNKDGEKARKDLALFGIQKYLHLVPKIGGKYEMPRAAYALTLKERRIVCKFLASVKVPDGYSSNIERWVNVDEGKISGMKSHDSHVFIQDLIAPTFRGILPKHVYEPLVEFGMFFKQLCSKALRLETLERLECNIAKTLYKLEKIFPPSFFDVMVHLPIHLANEAMLAGPVHYRWMFSTEREMQKYKRYVRNRARPEGSIAEGYIANECLTFCSRYLERAEIKFNKKERNFDGVRVKNSGLSIFARYGKPLSKGMTKELSNEDWKRAQLYVLRNCDKVQPFIDFITPAKAAMVDSLMQRPKCFTSAQSTSRISLT
- the LOC136219760 gene encoding uncharacterized protein isoform X2, yielding MHIEKNICDNILGTVMGIVGKNKDGEKARKDLALFGIQKYLHLVPKIGGKYEMPRAAYALTLKERRIVCKFLASVKVPDGYSSNIERWVNVDEGKISGMKSHDSHVFIQDLIAPTFRGILPKHVYEPLVEFGMFFKQLCSKALRLETLERLECNIAKTLYKLEKIFPPSFFDVMVHLPIHLANEAMLAGPVHYRWMFSTEREMQKYKRYVRNRARPEGSIAEGYIANECLTFCSRYLERAEIKFNKKERNFDGVRVKNSGLSIFARYGKPLSKGMTKELSNEDWKRAQLYVLRNCDKVQPFIELYENGEASQGVDFIKWLERTFYYTCQSCDGRFIDAET
- the LOC136219760 gene encoding uncharacterized protein isoform X1, with amino-acid sequence MMDKQWMDYNTTRDRIREEYRYGAVKFLDFAFKRVGRSGKIRCPCNNCNNCVFRTREEVFNHLIMHGMLKSYKKWKFHGEVSDTEEIEEIENIEDVIGVDETISLIHDVTNIRDVDSSKNGDEEGCETKESDDMREKFDRLMKDANKELFPGCKNYSKLEFILHLLHLKCINHWSDVSFTMLLQLLKQVFLHDENFPSSAYEAKKYQQELGLNYVKIHACKNDCILYRKEYANYQSCPVCNYSRWKNTSEEGDMPKKTLSVVKRKQVPHKVIRHFPLIPRLQRLYMSSKIASHMRWHKEGRLDDGVLRHPADSRTWKSLDESYPNFAMESRNVRLGLSSDGFNPYGNLSSTYSIWPVMLMLYNLPSGMCMRSEFFIMSLLIPGDKAPRNNIDVFLEPLIEELKELWENGVQTYDVLSSTYFNLHATLLWTINDFSAYANLSGWSTKGALSCPSCNFDSSSQRLKSGQKFCWLGHRRFLEADHKWRVDKKSF